A single genomic interval of Rosistilla ulvae harbors:
- a CDS encoding DUF1573 domain-containing protein, giving the protein MRVLAIIVLALIGGISIGKMSGSNHSTDLVDDFGPFTEVEGFDAEQLPEYLSSLIPNDTGRIELLGDKDFDFGVMHRNTEGEHAFKIRNTGTGPLRLKVTGSTCKCTVGELESESIAPGETSDIKLTWKTRSSSAEFAQTATIQTNDPDNIELKLTVHGALVESLLTEPTDWAVGNVTSGEPIDLEMTAYSYDEAPIEIVSAEFLDAPVQELTEVHWTERKADEKTDGKHHAATQAFDFQVKINPGLRQGALNHVLRVHYKSDDLEAVSPSFDMNLSGNIVGPLRLLGGSKLEQSQKSGGGGYRFNFGTVRKGEPGDERIHLVIRGKDYDDLVVKVGEIKPENVFAVTLGEENRRGSLRSIPIDIKIKPDAPLGIIRGMKSLDTGYVMLEPQNSKLSPLKLWLTVEVTAVDN; this is encoded by the coding sequence ATGCGTGTCCTAGCAATCATCGTGCTGGCTTTGATCGGTGGCATCTCGATCGGCAAAATGAGCGGATCGAATCATTCGACCGATCTAGTCGATGACTTTGGCCCGTTCACCGAAGTCGAAGGATTTGACGCAGAGCAACTGCCCGAGTACTTGAGTTCCTTGATCCCCAATGACACCGGGCGAATCGAGCTCCTTGGCGACAAGGATTTCGACTTTGGCGTCATGCACCGCAACACCGAAGGGGAACACGCATTCAAGATCCGCAACACGGGGACCGGACCGCTGCGATTGAAGGTGACCGGATCGACATGCAAATGCACCGTGGGTGAACTCGAAAGTGAATCGATCGCACCGGGTGAGACATCCGATATCAAACTGACTTGGAAAACGCGATCCAGCAGTGCCGAATTTGCTCAAACCGCAACGATCCAAACCAACGACCCCGACAACATCGAATTGAAGCTGACCGTTCATGGGGCGCTGGTCGAATCGCTGCTGACCGAACCAACCGACTGGGCCGTTGGTAACGTCACCTCGGGCGAACCGATCGATCTGGAAATGACCGCTTACAGCTACGACGAAGCCCCCATCGAAATCGTCTCGGCTGAATTCCTCGACGCCCCGGTCCAAGAACTGACCGAAGTCCACTGGACCGAGCGAAAGGCCGACGAAAAGACCGATGGCAAACACCATGCCGCCACGCAAGCCTTCGATTTCCAGGTGAAGATCAACCCCGGCCTGCGACAGGGGGCGCTAAACCATGTGCTACGCGTCCACTACAAGAGCGACGATCTCGAAGCGGTCAGTCCATCGTTTGATATGAATCTTTCGGGAAATATCGTCGGCCCACTGCGACTGCTGGGGGGCAGCAAACTGGAACAATCCCAGAAGAGCGGCGGCGGTGGCTACCGTTTCAATTTCGGGACAGTTCGAAAAGGGGAACCGGGGGATGAGCGAATCCATCTCGTGATTCGCGGCAAGGATTACGACGATCTGGTCGTAAAGGTTGGGGAGATCAAGCCCGAGAATGTTTTCGCAGTCACTCTGGGCGAAGAGAATCGCCGAGGATCGCTGCGATCGATTCCGATAGATATCAAAATAAAGCCGGATGCTCCCCTGGGTATCATTCGCGGAATGAAGTCACTCGATACCGGCTATGTCATGCTGGAACCTCAAAATAGTAAACTGTCACCACTCAAGCTGTGGTTGACGGTAGAGGTGACCGCGGTCGACAATTAG
- the rbfA gene encoding 30S ribosome-binding factor RbfA, with the protein MTSRRQLKAAEAIREVVATSILTELRDPRVKDVTVIGVEIDSDMRNAKVRVSVMGDEKQQALSLRGLQNSAGYLQSKIAARIDTRYTPRLTFKIDKGLNNAIEVSRILEGLRKETPPPSDDTTADASDEPS; encoded by the coding sequence GTGACATCTCGTCGTCAACTCAAGGCCGCCGAGGCAATTCGTGAAGTCGTGGCAACATCGATTCTGACCGAGTTGCGCGACCCTCGGGTCAAGGATGTGACCGTAATCGGTGTGGAAATCGATTCGGACATGCGAAACGCGAAGGTTCGCGTGAGCGTGATGGGAGATGAGAAGCAACAGGCGTTGAGTCTTCGCGGGCTTCAGAATTCCGCTGGCTATCTGCAGTCGAAAATCGCTGCACGCATCGATACGCGGTATACGCCGCGATTGACGTTCAAAATTGATAAGGGCCTCAATAACGCAATTGAGGTCAGTCGCATACTCGAAGGCTTGCGGAAAGAGACTCCGCCCCCGTCGGACGATACCACTGCGGATGCGTCGGATGAACCGTCGTAG
- a CDS encoding multiheme c-type cytochrome, with protein sequence MRKTYISFLTATCSLLLLLGCNDPTPVAQETKEPTRPAPPTPAHSAVVETEIVEAAEPTEAKPTAAVPSPTPTDTANSPPNNTDSLPDSPTLSDNEQTTEQVPEEATSLVAAAPSEAAAAEEAPTPPADDNGTELPADASNSTVATIDTETDNRWKSWPKPSTVMLFTGEQHGYIEPCGCTGLENQKGGLARRHSLIKEIETLGWNVVPMDAGNQVRRYGQQAGIKFQTTIASLRTLGYRAIGFGPDDLRLDVGLLLSEAASDPDSALQFVSANVTLLDPELLPSTRVIQSGGRRIGVTSILDPKTIGQPLGDEIVVDPVAPAIKASIAAMAKENCDYKVLLYYGGNNAEEDINALGAQLDGIDLVVIANEFGEPTYKPQTVENAASTHMILTGHKAMYACLVALYDDGSPSRYARIPLTAALKDSPAMLQSLAVYQDHLKNLGLSGLGLNPIPHASGSKFVGSEKCGECHTTAMEIWEGTPHAHATESIVRPPNDRGDIARHFDPECLSCHVTGWNPQGYYPYLSGYLSLDSTPQMVANGCENCHGPGSQHVAAEEGDIAASDELLEKLRDAMRLPLDQAREKCMECHDLDNSPDFHKEGAFEKYWEQVKHVGKY encoded by the coding sequence ATGCGCAAAACATACATCTCCTTCCTGACGGCAACCTGCAGTCTGTTGTTGCTCCTCGGCTGCAACGATCCCACTCCGGTCGCCCAGGAGACGAAAGAACCCACTCGTCCAGCCCCCCCCACCCCCGCTCATTCCGCGGTCGTGGAAACCGAGATCGTCGAAGCGGCGGAGCCGACCGAAGCGAAACCTACGGCCGCCGTCCCCTCACCGACACCGACCGATACAGCGAACAGCCCCCCCAACAACACCGACAGCCTTCCGGATTCCCCCACTCTCTCCGACAACGAACAAACGACCGAACAAGTGCCCGAGGAGGCAACATCGCTAGTTGCCGCCGCACCAAGCGAAGCGGCCGCAGCGGAAGAGGCCCCTACCCCGCCGGCGGACGACAACGGAACCGAACTGCCAGCCGACGCCAGCAATTCAACCGTAGCCACGATTGATACCGAAACCGACAACCGTTGGAAGAGCTGGCCCAAGCCGAGCACGGTAATGCTGTTTACCGGCGAACAGCACGGATACATCGAACCGTGTGGCTGCACTGGATTGGAAAACCAAAAAGGCGGCCTGGCCCGACGCCACTCGCTGATCAAAGAGATCGAAACGCTGGGCTGGAACGTCGTCCCGATGGATGCCGGCAACCAAGTCCGCCGCTACGGCCAGCAGGCCGGAATCAAGTTCCAGACAACGATCGCTTCGTTGCGAACACTGGGCTATCGCGCCATCGGGTTCGGCCCCGATGACCTGCGATTGGACGTCGGCCTGCTTCTCTCCGAAGCGGCCAGCGACCCCGACAGCGCCCTACAATTCGTATCGGCCAACGTCACCCTGCTGGACCCCGAACTGCTCCCCTCGACACGCGTGATCCAATCCGGCGGCAGACGAATTGGCGTCACATCGATCCTCGACCCCAAAACGATTGGCCAGCCCCTGGGTGACGAAATCGTCGTCGATCCGGTCGCCCCAGCGATCAAGGCGTCGATCGCCGCGATGGCAAAAGAGAACTGCGATTACAAGGTGCTACTCTATTACGGCGGGAACAACGCCGAAGAAGACATCAACGCCCTTGGCGCCCAATTGGACGGAATCGATCTAGTCGTGATCGCCAACGAGTTTGGCGAACCGACCTACAAACCACAAACGGTTGAGAACGCCGCCTCCACTCACATGATCCTGACTGGGCACAAGGCGATGTACGCCTGCCTGGTCGCTCTTTACGACGACGGGTCGCCCAGCCGATACGCTCGCATCCCGTTGACAGCAGCCCTAAAAGATTCGCCGGCAATGCTGCAGTCGCTGGCCGTCTATCAAGACCACCTAAAGAATCTCGGCCTCAGCGGCCTGGGGCTAAACCCAATCCCTCACGCCAGCGGCAGCAAGTTTGTCGGATCGGAGAAGTGCGGCGAATGCCACACCACCGCGATGGAGATTTGGGAAGGCACCCCGCATGCCCACGCGACCGAATCGATAGTCCGTCCGCCAAACGACCGCGGCGATATCGCTCGCCACTTTGATCCCGAATGCCTCAGCTGCCACGTGACCGGATGGAACCCGCAAGGATACTACCCCTACCTGAGCGGCTACCTGAGCCTCGATTCGACACCCCAGATGGTCGCCAACGGCTGCGAGAACTGCCACGGCCCAGGATCGCAACATGTCGCCGCCGAAGAGGGTGACATCGCCGCGAGCGACGAATTGCTCGAAAAGCTGCGGGATGCGATGCGATTGCCACTCGACCAAGCACGCGAAAAATGCATGGAGTGCCACGACCTCGATAACAGTCCCGATTTCCACAAAGAGGGCGCTTTCGAGAAGTACTGGGAACAGGTCAAGCACGTCGGCAAATACTAG
- a CDS encoding sulfatase-like hydrolase/transferase has translation MLFVGTGFAKATAAEQQPNFLVIVSDDQRPDTIAALGNPVIETPNLDQLVREGMTFTRASSAFPLCVPSRAEILTGATAFHNGVPYGGGRLKKGQVFWADALRDAGYQTWYCGKWMNDGAPKTRGYDETSGLFSSGGAGPLGRQPRYGRHNRLITGYRGWTFKSADGKPELEKGIGVVGETSKYIANGAIQLLQRKTDKPFFMHVNFTAPHDPLIIPPGYAGKYKPSEMQVPANLLPKHPFDHGNIDGRDEQLLPWPRTETDVREEIAAYYAVIDDMDAQIGRILAALKASGRYDNTVILFTSDHGLALGSHGLMGKQNMYEHTIGVPFIIAGPGIPKNQRTAAQIYLRDMYPTTCELAGIPIPQTVEAKSIVPILRSPETEIYPAVFGYYKETQRMIRTARWKLIRYPKIGRAQLFDLKNDPDELVDLSGSSKHQELASRLGDQMDQWFQQQNEKH, from the coding sequence TTGCTTTTTGTCGGAACAGGTTTTGCAAAAGCGACCGCCGCGGAACAGCAACCGAACTTTCTTGTCATCGTCAGCGACGACCAGCGACCCGATACGATCGCGGCGCTGGGGAACCCCGTGATCGAGACTCCCAACCTGGACCAACTGGTTCGCGAGGGGATGACTTTCACCCGAGCGAGCTCTGCGTTTCCGCTGTGCGTCCCCAGTCGCGCGGAGATCCTGACCGGTGCGACAGCATTTCACAACGGCGTTCCCTACGGCGGTGGCCGGCTAAAAAAGGGACAAGTCTTCTGGGCCGATGCACTCCGCGACGCCGGCTACCAGACTTGGTACTGCGGAAAATGGATGAACGACGGCGCACCCAAGACGCGCGGTTATGATGAAACGAGCGGATTGTTCAGCAGCGGTGGTGCGGGACCGCTGGGGCGCCAGCCGCGCTACGGCCGGCACAACCGCCTGATCACCGGCTATCGCGGATGGACTTTCAAATCAGCCGACGGCAAGCCGGAACTGGAGAAAGGAATCGGCGTGGTCGGCGAGACCAGTAAGTACATTGCCAACGGCGCAATCCAGCTGCTGCAGCGCAAAACCGACAAGCCGTTTTTCATGCACGTCAATTTCACAGCTCCCCACGATCCGTTGATCATCCCGCCGGGATACGCTGGCAAATACAAACCGTCCGAGATGCAGGTGCCGGCAAACCTGCTGCCCAAACACCCTTTCGATCACGGAAACATCGACGGCCGCGACGAACAACTGCTCCCCTGGCCGCGGACCGAAACGGACGTCCGCGAGGAGATCGCCGCCTACTACGCAGTCATCGACGACATGGACGCTCAGATCGGCCGGATCCTCGCGGCGCTGAAAGCGTCCGGACGCTACGACAACACGGTGATCCTATTCACCAGCGACCACGGGTTGGCGCTCGGAAGCCACGGGTTGATGGGGAAACAAAACATGTACGAACATACGATCGGTGTTCCGTTCATCATCGCTGGCCCCGGAATTCCGAAGAACCAACGGACCGCGGCACAGATCTATCTGCGCGACATGTATCCCACGACGTGTGAATTGGCGGGGATCCCGATCCCCCAAACCGTGGAAGCCAAAAGCATCGTGCCGATCCTCCGATCTCCCGAGACAGAGATCTACCCTGCGGTCTTTGGGTACTACAAGGAGACCCAACGCATGATTCGGACAGCGCGTTGGAAACTGATTCGCTATCCCAAAATCGGCCGCGCGCAATTGTTCGACTTGAAAAACGATCCCGATGAACTCGTCGACCTCTCCGGCTCCAGCAAACACCAAGAACTAGCGAGCCGACTTGGCGACCAGATGGACCAATGGTTCCAGCAGCAAAACGAGAAGCACTAG
- a CDS encoding glycosyltransferase family 4 protein: MLDLRSLLFLLAVTTLPAAIISWIVVAVMRRFAEPLGLVDRPGERKVHTTPTPLGGGIGIWAGIIGTFLAGSITVWYLIDLPMVANLLPASVLEHVDGLRFRTRELWLVLGAGTVLTLLGLVDDWRGLPATLRLAIEFAVAIASVLVLGYGLTAFIPVPLVTSTLSVIWIVALINSFNMLDNMDGLSGGVAAIIAAMLAAVMLLSPDPDTQQPQFFVAALLLVVVGSLLGFLWHNRPPAKIFMGDAGSYLVGFLIGIATLAATYAGYKGSERPHGILAPLCVMAVPLYDMTTVLWIRIREGRSPFVADKSHFSHRLVDLGLTKVQAVLTIYLVTGTCGLAALLLGRVDSQAAIIVVGIVLCMLALVVILESTGWRRKNKD, from the coding sequence ATGCTCGACCTACGATCGCTATTGTTCTTGCTCGCAGTCACCACGCTGCCGGCTGCGATCATCAGTTGGATCGTCGTTGCGGTGATGCGTCGGTTCGCCGAACCGTTAGGACTCGTCGACCGACCGGGAGAGCGGAAGGTCCACACCACTCCCACGCCACTAGGCGGTGGAATAGGGATCTGGGCCGGAATCATCGGCACCTTCCTGGCGGGATCGATCACCGTCTGGTACCTGATCGACCTGCCGATGGTCGCCAACCTGTTGCCGGCGAGCGTCCTGGAACATGTCGACGGGCTGCGATTTCGCACCCGCGAATTGTGGTTGGTCCTTGGAGCGGGGACTGTCCTGACACTGTTGGGGCTCGTCGACGATTGGCGCGGCCTGCCTGCGACACTTCGCCTGGCGATCGAATTCGCTGTCGCAATCGCCAGCGTTTTGGTGCTCGGTTACGGCCTGACCGCTTTCATTCCCGTCCCGCTGGTGACGTCGACACTCTCGGTAATCTGGATCGTCGCGTTGATCAATTCGTTCAACATGCTGGACAACATGGATGGGCTGAGCGGCGGAGTGGCGGCGATCATCGCGGCGATGCTGGCGGCGGTGATGCTGTTGAGTCCCGATCCCGACACGCAGCAGCCGCAGTTTTTTGTCGCGGCGCTGCTGCTGGTCGTCGTCGGATCGCTGCTGGGATTCCTGTGGCACAATCGCCCTCCGGCAAAGATCTTCATGGGCGACGCGGGCAGCTACCTGGTCGGATTCCTGATCGGAATCGCAACCCTGGCGGCGACCTACGCCGGCTACAAAGGGAGCGAACGGCCCCATGGCATCCTGGCGCCGCTGTGCGTGATGGCGGTGCCGCTGTACGACATGACAACGGTTCTGTGGATTCGGATCCGCGAGGGACGCAGCCCGTTCGTCGCCGATAAGAGCCATTTCTCCCATCGGCTGGTTGATCTGGGACTCACGAAAGTTCAAGCTGTTCTGACGATCTATCTGGTCACGGGAACCTGTGGTCTGGCAGCGCTGCTGTTGGGCCGCGTCGATTCCCAAGCGGCGATCATCGTCGTGGGGATCGTCCTCTGCATGCTCGCTCTCGTTGTGATTCTGGAATCGACCGGTTGGCGAAGAAAAAACAAAGACTGA
- the xylA gene encoding xylose isomerase, whose protein sequence is MTAFPEIGKIAYEGPESDNPLAFRWYNPDEVVEGKTMKDHLRFSVVYWHTFRGTGSDPFGPGTAVRPWEDGTDSVENACNRARVAFEFIEKLGAPFYAFHDRDIAPEGATLAETNRNLDAVVAVLKEEQQRTGIKLLWGTANMFSNPRFMHGAATSCNADVVAYAGAQVKKALEVTKELGGENYVFWGGREGYQNLYNTDIRRELDHLGSFFHMAVNYAKEIGFDGPFLIEPKPKEPTKHQYDSDAAACINFLRAYELTDHFKLNIETNHATLAGHSMMHELDYAGAQDMIGSIDANTGDMLLGWDTDQFPTDYYLTSQTMLMLLKYGGLTTGGVNFDAKVRRESFEPIDLFYAHIGGMDAFARGLKIAAAIRADKALENFVSERYASFDSGIGQKIEQGKTSLKELEAYMLEKGEADANQSGRQEMLENVFNRYIDRV, encoded by the coding sequence ATGACTGCTTTTCCCGAAATCGGCAAGATCGCTTACGAAGGTCCTGAATCGGACAACCCGCTAGCCTTCCGTTGGTACAACCCCGACGAAGTTGTCGAAGGGAAGACGATGAAGGATCACCTGCGATTCAGCGTCGTCTATTGGCACACCTTCCGCGGCACGGGATCGGATCCGTTTGGCCCCGGCACGGCTGTCCGTCCCTGGGAAGATGGCACCGATTCAGTCGAAAACGCCTGCAACCGAGCCCGCGTGGCGTTTGAGTTCATCGAGAAACTGGGAGCTCCGTTCTACGCCTTTCACGATCGCGATATCGCTCCCGAAGGCGCAACACTCGCCGAGACCAACCGCAACCTCGACGCCGTCGTCGCCGTCCTCAAAGAGGAACAGCAACGGACCGGCATCAAGCTGTTGTGGGGAACGGCGAACATGTTCAGCAACCCCCGCTTCATGCACGGTGCGGCCACGTCATGCAACGCCGACGTCGTCGCGTACGCCGGCGCTCAAGTTAAAAAAGCCCTCGAAGTCACTAAGGAACTCGGCGGCGAGAACTACGTTTTCTGGGGCGGCCGCGAAGGCTACCAGAACCTCTACAACACCGACATCCGCCGCGAACTAGATCACCTGGGATCGTTCTTCCACATGGCGGTCAACTACGCCAAAGAGATCGGTTTCGACGGGCCGTTCCTGATCGAACCGAAGCCGAAAGAGCCGACGAAGCACCAGTACGATTCGGACGCCGCGGCCTGCATCAACTTCCTTCGCGCGTACGAACTGACCGACCATTTCAAATTGAACATCGAGACCAACCACGCCACGTTGGCTGGCCATTCGATGATGCACGAATTGGATTACGCCGGTGCCCAAGACATGATCGGTTCGATCGATGCCAACACCGGCGACATGCTGCTGGGCTGGGACACCGACCAGTTCCCGACCGATTATTACCTGACCTCGCAAACGATGCTGATGCTGCTGAAATACGGCGGTCTGACCACCGGCGGCGTCAACTTCGATGCCAAGGTGCGTCGCGAGAGCTTCGAACCGATCGATCTGTTCTACGCTCACATCGGCGGCATGGACGCGTTCGCTCGCGGGCTGAAGATCGCTGCTGCGATCCGCGCCGACAAGGCGTTGGAAAACTTTGTCAGCGAGCGCTACGCAAGCTTCGATTCGGGGATCGGACAGAAGATCGAACAGGGCAAGACCAGCCTAAAAGAACTGGAAGCCTACATGCTCGAAAAGGGTGAAGCCGACGCGAACCAGAGCGGCCGCCAAGAGATGCTCGAAAACGTTTTTAATCGCTACATCGACCGCGTGTAG
- a CDS encoding YebC/PmpR family DNA-binding transcriptional regulator — MAGHSHWAGIKHKKALVDNKRGKLWSRLSKAIIVAAKLGGGDLDTNIRLRKAIDDAKAVSMPKDNIERAVKRGTGELDGGNLEEILYEGYGPGGVAILCDVLTDNRNRTAPEMRVLFERNGGNLGTINSVAYLFDRKGLVLFAAETDEERLTEVALEGGADDIQRSDSGGWEVTCPPESFSDLLAAFEAAQLQPELSEVTRLPQTTVEVEGSVAQQAMRLLDLLDEHDDVQSVSTNLSITDDAVGDEADG, encoded by the coding sequence ATGGCAGGCCACTCCCATTGGGCTGGAATTAAGCACAAGAAAGCCCTCGTCGATAACAAGCGTGGAAAGCTTTGGAGCCGGTTGAGCAAGGCGATCATTGTGGCCGCCAAGTTGGGCGGCGGAGATCTCGATACCAACATCCGGCTCCGCAAGGCGATCGATGATGCCAAAGCGGTCAGTATGCCCAAGGACAACATCGAACGGGCGGTGAAGCGGGGAACCGGTGAGCTCGACGGCGGGAACTTGGAAGAGATTCTCTACGAGGGGTATGGGCCGGGCGGAGTCGCAATCCTGTGCGATGTGTTGACCGACAATCGCAACCGGACGGCGCCGGAGATGCGAGTTCTATTCGAACGCAACGGCGGTAATCTAGGGACGATCAATTCGGTCGCCTATCTGTTCGATCGCAAGGGGTTGGTGCTGTTTGCTGCCGAGACCGATGAGGAACGGTTGACCGAGGTTGCACTCGAAGGGGGTGCCGACGACATCCAACGCAGCGATTCGGGTGGTTGGGAAGTCACCTGTCCGCCGGAGAGCTTCAGCGATTTGTTAGCCGCCTTCGAAGCGGCTCAGTTGCAGCCGGAGCTGAGCGAAGTGACCCGTTTGCCGCAGACAACCGTCGAGGTTGAAGGTTCGGTCGCTCAGCAAGCGATGCGGTTGTTGGATCTTTTAGACGAGCACGACGATGTGCAAAGCGTCTCGACCAATCTCAGTATCACTGATGATGCGGTAGGCGACGAAGCGGACGGTTGA
- a CDS encoding O-antigen ligase family protein, translating into MAKKKQRLTTTKPKPPEPSHRDGRSDASAAPWPPVAYAGTLARFGIAALLIATLMAPADSTAVEQGSATYLSLLTLPLAIAAFFYWPAGPTQGRRTELLLLALVVWVGLATWSVAGRGNLRFAINEFWVWLGCLATYAATRRAIVTTAQKQCLTIVLLASLTTLAVHTIHQKYISIPASIEQYRQDPDGQLRLAGLDAPAGSALRYQYEGRLFAAESMATFSLSTSAAVILFMGLTIAGGMVLWRQKLQLTQWQTVAAALATALLAWGILTTGSRIVLILSIAAAITMLACRFVGGALSNVAFRSAKGSSAERTFAERKATLVPRLAGAVAVACALGGTCLGAAITHSPALLAKFPLSVQFRFQYWASSLRMLGDHLWFGAGPGNFQSTYPRFKAASMSEMIADPHNFLLESATAAGLPVGIHCLAILWSLAAAWSRSNAEKHSAKPTNDQEGSSQRSGSATNGTCDWAICGGALLSVVSVWFLGPWFGVAPDIEPYLISIPLAATFVYFMAGWFGTDVDWEAIAWPGCFAVLAALLFSGGWTTPGIAIPLWALIGAISSRQLPAEANARTPRQLSLLAGLGLLALFSTTTLTPVMQTLALTQSAGDRIATGDAPTAIQLLRQATEADRWDAGPAMQLESVLTRVLMQQSTATARQEWQQAKDEVLRRDPANPRAWQQLAESQLRIYHRWGDRQDLLAALESSEIALRLDPTSIQITAQVAVFAAASGENRRAEEAWQQAARLAEVNKNIESDWNLLQVLPADRPLDGRNPLESISVQQAWANRNQGPTVEND; encoded by the coding sequence TTGGCGAAGAAAAAACAAAGACTGACGACCACCAAGCCGAAGCCGCCTGAGCCGAGCCATCGCGACGGCCGGAGCGATGCGTCGGCAGCCCCTTGGCCGCCGGTCGCTTACGCCGGCACACTGGCTCGGTTCGGAATTGCGGCGTTGCTGATCGCGACCCTGATGGCCCCCGCCGACAGCACGGCGGTGGAGCAGGGATCGGCGACCTACCTGAGCCTGCTGACGCTACCGCTGGCGATCGCTGCATTTTTCTACTGGCCCGCCGGACCAACGCAGGGCCGCCGGACCGAACTGCTGCTACTGGCCCTCGTCGTTTGGGTCGGCCTCGCCACGTGGTCGGTCGCCGGTCGCGGGAACCTCCGTTTTGCGATCAACGAGTTTTGGGTCTGGCTCGGCTGCCTGGCGACTTACGCAGCGACTCGACGCGCGATCGTCACGACAGCCCAAAAACAGTGTCTTACCATCGTCCTGTTAGCGTCATTAACGACGCTGGCAGTCCACACGATCCATCAGAAATACATCAGCATCCCCGCATCGATCGAGCAATACCGTCAGGATCCCGACGGACAATTGCGACTCGCCGGACTCGACGCTCCCGCCGGATCAGCGCTCCGCTACCAGTACGAAGGGCGACTGTTTGCCGCGGAATCGATGGCGACGTTCAGCCTGTCGACGTCGGCGGCGGTGATCCTGTTCATGGGACTCACGATCGCCGGCGGAATGGTTCTGTGGCGACAGAAACTGCAACTGACGCAGTGGCAGACGGTGGCGGCGGCGCTCGCCACAGCGTTGCTCGCCTGGGGAATCCTAACCACCGGTAGTCGGATCGTGCTGATTCTTTCGATCGCCGCAGCGATCACGATGCTGGCCTGCCGATTTGTTGGCGGTGCCTTGTCGAATGTCGCCTTTCGCTCTGCGAAAGGCTCATCAGCGGAACGCACTTTCGCGGAGCGAAAGGCAACACTTGTGCCGCGGTTGGCCGGAGCGGTCGCGGTTGCCTGTGCCCTGGGAGGAACCTGCCTGGGCGCGGCGATCACCCACTCCCCTGCCCTGCTGGCAAAATTCCCGCTGTCGGTTCAGTTCCGGTTTCAATATTGGGCCAGCAGCCTGCGAATGCTAGGCGACCACTTGTGGTTCGGCGCCGGGCCGGGGAACTTTCAATCGACCTACCCGCGATTTAAAGCTGCGTCGATGAGCGAGATGATCGCCGACCCGCACAACTTCCTGTTGGAATCAGCGACCGCGGCGGGACTGCCGGTCGGAATTCATTGCCTGGCGATCTTGTGGAGCCTGGCGGCAGCTTGGAGCCGAAGCAACGCAGAGAAACATTCGGCTAAACCGACAAACGACCAAGAAGGATCGAGCCAGCGAAGCGGCTCAGCGACAAACGGCACCTGCGACTGGGCGATCTGCGGCGGTGCGTTGCTGTCGGTTGTGAGCGTCTGGTTCTTGGGCCCCTGGTTTGGCGTCGCTCCCGATATCGAACCCTATCTGATTTCGATCCCGCTGGCGGCGACATTCGTCTATTTCATGGCCGGCTGGTTCGGGACGGATGTCGACTGGGAAGCGATCGCTTGGCCGGGCTGCTTCGCCGTCCTGGCCGCCCTGCTCTTCTCCGGAGGTTGGACGACGCCGGGGATCGCGATTCCGCTGTGGGCTCTGATCGGCGCGATCAGCTCGCGCCAGCTGCCTGCCGAGGCGAACGCGCGCACTCCTCGACAACTGAGCCTACTGGCAGGCCTAGGGCTGCTGGCTCTGTTCAGTACCACCACGCTCACTCCCGTAATGCAAACGCTAGCGCTGACTCAAAGCGCGGGGGACCGGATCGCCACCGGCGACGCCCCCACGGCGATCCAGTTGCTGCGACAAGCGACAGAGGCCGACCGCTGGGATGCTGGGCCAGCAATGCAGTTGGAATCGGTCCTGACGCGTGTATTGATGCAGCAGTCGACGGCAACAGCGCGACAAGAGTGGCAGCAGGCGAAAGACGAAGTCCTGCGCCGCGATCCCGCCAATCCACGAGCTTGGCAGCAACTAGCTGAATCCCAGCTGAGGATCTACCACCGCTGGGGCGATCGGCAGGACCTGCTAGCCGCGTTGGAATCGAGCGAAATCGCACTGCGATTGGACCCGACAAGCATTCAGATCACGGCTCAGGTTGCTGTTTTCGCCGCTGCCAGCGGTGAAAACCGACGGGCCGAAGAGGCTTGGCAACAAGCGGCGCGATTAGCCGAGGTCAACAAAAACATCGAATCGGACTGGAATTTGTTGCAAGTTCTGCCTGCCGACCGCCCGCTGGATGGCCGCAACCCGCTAGAATCGATAAGCGTCCAACAGGCGTGGGCGAACCGAAACCAGGGTCCAACCGTAGAAAACGATTAA